In Mycolicibacterium gadium, the genomic window TCGATCGGGCCCGACGCGATCGGCGTCACCACCGCGGAACTCTTCGACCAGCAAGGGTTCATCGGCACCTGCGCGCAGACACTGCTGGTTCAGCGTCGGAGATGACCGCCGAACTGTTGTGGCAGTTCGATCGCACGTATGGCCTGACTCGGTTACATACGCTTGTATCTATATAGATGTAGTGCCATACTTGCCGCATGGACGTCTTCGAAGCTGTCGCCGAGCCGAGCCGTAGGGCGCTCCTCGACGCGCTGACCACGGGTGAGCGCACCGCGGGTGAGCTCGTGGCGAGGCTGCCGAACCTGACCCAACCGACGGTGTCACGCCATCTGCGGGTGCTGCGCGAGGTGGACCTTGTCGAAGTCCGCCCCGACGCGCAGCGCCGC contains:
- a CDS encoding ArsR/SmtB family transcription factor, translated to MDVFEAVAEPSRRALLDALTTGERTAGELVARLPNLTQPTVSRHLRVLREVDLVEVRPDAQRRIYALRADGLVAIDEWIDRYRRYWADHLDALEQHLQATHREGQ